One stretch of Punica granatum isolate Tunisia-2019 chromosome 5, ASM765513v2, whole genome shotgun sequence DNA includes these proteins:
- the LOC116207777 gene encoding protein GLUTAMINE DUMPER 4 — protein MTTSDGNYYDSSRRASNSSMEASSVALKRLDSPIPYLFGGLALMLIIMAVSLIILACSHRKNDSHDNADDEEKNPAKQVNSLEADEEPRVVVIMAGDELPTYLARPTIASSACPAAR, from the coding sequence ATGACGACATCAGATGGAAATTATTACGACTCCAGCAGAAGAGCTAGCAACTCATCCATGGAAGCATCATCAGTTGCATTGAAGAGATTGGACTCTCCAATCCCTTATCTCTTTGGTGGCTTGGCCTTGATGCTGATTATCATGGCAGTTTCTTTGATCATCCTCGCTTGCTCCCACCGAAAAAATGATTCGCATGACAACGCTGACGATGAAGAGAAGAATCCTGCGAAGCAAGTCAACTCCCTGGAGGCAGATGAGGAGCCAAGAGTTGTCGTTATTATGGCCGGGGACGAGCTTCCTACGTACTTGGCAAGACCAACAATTGCCTCTTCGGCCTGCCCAGCAGCACGCTAG